The sequence below is a genomic window from Canis aureus isolate CA01 chromosome 11, VMU_Caureus_v.1.0, whole genome shotgun sequence.
TTCTCCTTAAAATGACTTAGTAGGATTCTTTCCTAACTCAACAGACCAAAGAAAGGGTTAGGGGTCAAAGTTTAGTCCAAAAagagggctcagaggagcctgAGTAGAGTTTGGCCAGAGTCTTTGCCACCACATATCTAGCTGAAAGTTCAAGTCTCTCTTGCAGCTGGGTGTGACAGGTTAGGTGGCTCTCAACAGCAACGCATCAGGAAAAGCCTACTGTATAGTCTTGggaatgttttcagttttctgataCAGGCACTGCTGTTCCCCTCACTTCCTTCCCGACTGCAATGAATCCCAATTGTGACCAGAGGAACTAAAGCCACATGCTAAAGACAACGGAACAGAAAAAGGAGCCTCAGATACTGAAAATGTGGAGCTATTCATGCATCTCTGGACTGCTTCCTCCAGACTTTTTTgttctaggagaaaaaaatatccacTATAGTCAGGTTTCCTGTAATCCACAAAGAAAACAATCTTGGCTAAGACATTTGGCAAACATGATTCCCTTATTACAATATGTGTTCACGGCAAAATTATCCTACACTTAGAAAGATAAAATCCAACAAATGattctatgaaaattaaatattaagaataagtGAGGGCCGGGCGCCGCGGTGGAGAACCAGGTGAATCCAGACCTGAACTCCTGCTGGGCGGGAGCCAGAACAGCTCAGAATCCGGGGAGTGAGATGACCTCGATCTTGCGAAGCCCTCAGGCTCTCCAGCTTACTCTGGCCCTGATCAAGCCTGATGCTGTTGCTCACCCTCTGATTCTGGAGGCTGTTCATCAGCAGATTCTGAGCAACAAGTTCCTTATTGTACGAATGAAAGAACTTCTGTGGAGAAAAGAAGAATGCCAGAAGTTTTACCAAGAGCATGAAGGGCGTTTTTTCTATCAGCGGCTGGTGGAGTACATGGCCAGCGGACCAATCCGAGCCTACATCCTTGCCCGCAAGGATGCCATCCAACTCTGGAGGACCCTGATGGGACCCACTAGAGTGTTTCGAGCACGTCATGTGGCTCCAGATTCAATTCGTGGAAGTTTCGGCCTCACTGACACCCGCAACACGACCCATGGCTCTGACTCTGTGATTTCCGCCAGCAGAGAGATTGCAGCCTTCTTCCCTGACTTCAGTGAACAGCGCTGGTATGAGGAAGAGGAGCCCCAGCTGCGCTGTGGCCCTGTGCACTACAGTCCAGAGGGAGGCATCCACTGTGTAGCCGGACCAGGAGGCCCAGGACCAGCCTGATGCAAGCCTGTTGGTCTGTGAAGACTGGCTGCACTGCCCAGCCTTTTCTCAGAGACCTAGGACCAGGGAGGCCTGGGGATCGTAGCACCATCTTTGCTGGGCACCACACATACCTGAGGATCTAGCTCCTCACTTCCACCTGCTCTAGAATCTAGCTATCTACCTCTTTTCTAGAATGTTCATGGGTGGTTCAGAGCAGTAATGGCTCCTCTTTTCTCTAAGAACTATTCATCCTTTTCAAGGAGGAGTTTGCCTAATTGACTTGCCTGAAAAATGCAGTGACTATAAGCACCACTTGGCCTGTCTTCCTCAATAAAAGTCAGTGTTCTACTGAATCTTCAAGACTAGGAGCACTATTCTaggtgctttctctctttctccttaagTGGAATAATTAAACCTGtcccaggaatgcctgggtggttcagtctgttaagcatcagactcttgattttagctcaggtcatgattgatTGGGTcgtgggattgaatcctgcatcaggctctgtgcttagtgcagtctgcttgagattctttctctcctccatctgccccccatcttgctctctctctctcaaataaatttaagaaaaaaaaaaaaaaaaaaaaaaaaaaaaaaaaaaagaataagtgagCCACAGATCTCTTTTTTCAGCATGTATTCCATGCTTGCTTTGAGAATATTCCATGCAGAGGAGaaatttggggtatgagatacaATGATTTgttacccattttttttaacttagcatAAGCTAGTATTAGCCTTATATAACAGCAGAATTCctggttaaataaaatagaaaataatttatcacTAAAATTGAAATTACAGCATTCTGAATAGccacacaaatattttaattctctggTTCTCTGGAGCAGAACCTCTCTTCCAGGAAGCAGAGCACATGACTCCCAGGACCTGCAGGGCCCCTGCGCATGTCACAAGTAACCTCCAAACAGCCTCCCCTACCGTACCGGGGTTCCAAGCAAAAGTTATCATCTCCTATATGTGCTAGGAGATGAAAAACACAGGGAAGCCCTGTTCTAAATAGAGGGTCATAGCTGTGGTACAAGTTTTGAGATGGCTCACAAGTAATTtgccacaaaaatataaaaacttacaAATACGACTTCTTTTGCAAATACAGGTAAATTCAGTTACCCATTAGTACCACTTCTCTGTCATATTTTGATAATTTCCTCTTTCGTTTGTCAATGCTTTCAATTTAAATtatgcataaacacacacaaatgcataaaTGTGGTTCACATTTTTTGGAAAGAGCAgtcttcttttcctcatttccctttttatttattttcccatgtCCTTTTATCCTTTGTCCATCTCCTTCAGCCTCTATCAACAATAGCACAGAATCCTGAATTTTTCCAAAGACCTTCGGAAGATGCTATTTCCATCAGCAATATACGAACAACCCTTTTTCTATCTTCCTACCAATGATTTGCATAACTAGTCTTTAATTTCTCTATAATATTTATGAAGTTCTAtctcatttttactttcatttatatttctcaacatataaatttgagcattgtttcatatgtttgttgaccatttgtatttGCTCTTCTGTGAATCACGTATTTATAACATCTGCCCATTTTTCTCGAGCTATTTATTTGCCTTTGTCTTACAGATTTTCTTACCTATATAAATACTAACCATCATGACTACCTGTGTTTTCTGAATCCATTGTGTGTTTTGGTTTCCATACAaaggttttccatttttaagtgcTTAGGTACAATTTTGATATATATAATGGGTTATTAGCTCTGGTTAA
It includes:
- the LOC144322935 gene encoding nucleoside diphosphate kinase 6 — protein: MTSILRSPQALQLTLALIKPDAVAHPLILEAVHQQILSNKFLIVRMKELLWRKEECQKFYQEHEGRFFYQRLVEYMASGPIRAYILARKDAIQLWRTLMGPTRVFRARHVAPDSIRGSFGLTDTRNTTHGSDSVISASREIAAFFPDFSEQRWYEEEEPQLRCGPVHYSPEGGIHCVAGPGGPGPA